In Xylanibacter ruminicola 23, a single genomic region encodes these proteins:
- the uxuA gene encoding mannonate dehydratase, giving the protein MERTWRWFGKKDKITLAQLRQIGVEGIVTALHDVPLGEVWTREKIRDLREYIESYGMRWSVVESLPVVETIKYGGPDRDHQIEVYKESLRNLAAEGIHCICYNFMPVLDWARTDLFHDNPNGATNLYFNYAEFAYFDIYILKRPGAREEWEKFQFPEGWGQGRSVIAECDELAKTMTPEKDHKLVENIVIKTQGFVSGNFSENDEAPVQKFREFLDLYKGIDKAKLRANMKYFLEAIMPVCEECNMNMCVHPDDPPIEILGLPRIVRTEEDIQWFLDAVPNKHNGLTFCAGSLSAGAYNNVVELAKKFASRTHFVHLRSCHIFPNGDFTEASHLGGRADLIELCRIFEKENPALPMRVDHGMTFTDEPGGIMDESSHGHNAGYTLLGRMFALGQVQGILATVDRELGIEYKQPGFFD; this is encoded by the coding sequence ATGGAAAGAACATGGAGATGGTTTGGCAAGAAGGATAAGATTACTCTTGCACAACTCAGACAAATCGGTGTTGAGGGCATTGTTACCGCCCTGCACGATGTACCCCTTGGCGAGGTTTGGACTCGTGAGAAGATTCGCGACCTGCGCGAGTACATCGAGAGCTACGGCATGCGCTGGAGCGTAGTAGAATCGCTACCCGTTGTTGAAACAATCAAATACGGCGGTCCCGATCGCGATCACCAGATCGAGGTTTACAAAGAGAGTCTGCGTAACCTCGCTGCCGAAGGTATCCACTGTATCTGCTACAACTTCATGCCCGTACTCGACTGGGCCCGCACCGACTTGTTCCACGACAACCCCAACGGTGCCACTAACCTCTATTTCAACTATGCCGAATTTGCTTATTTCGACATCTATATCCTGAAGCGTCCAGGCGCTCGCGAGGAATGGGAGAAGTTCCAGTTCCCCGAGGGATGGGGCCAGGGCCGCAGCGTCATCGCCGAGTGCGACGAGCTGGCTAAGACCATGACACCCGAGAAGGACCACAAGCTGGTAGAGAATATTGTGATTAAGACTCAGGGCTTTGTATCAGGTAACTTCAGCGAGAACGACGAGGCTCCTGTACAGAAGTTCCGCGAGTTCCTCGACCTGTATAAGGGCATCGACAAGGCTAAGCTGCGTGCCAACATGAAGTACTTCCTCGAGGCTATCATGCCTGTTTGCGAGGAGTGCAACATGAACATGTGTGTTCACCCCGACGATCCCCCTATCGAGATTCTGGGCTTGCCACGTATCGTTCGTACCGAGGAGGATATCCAGTGGTTCCTGGATGCTGTTCCCAACAAGCATAACGGACTCACCTTCTGTGCTGGTTCGCTCTCTGCAGGCGCTTATAACAATGTGGTTGAGTTGGCTAAGAAGTTTGCCTCTCGCACACACTTCGTTCACCTGCGTTCGTGCCACATCTTCCCCAATGGCGACTTTACTGAGGCCTCTCACCTGGGCGGTCGTGCCGATCTGATTGAGCTGTGCCGTATCTTCGAGAAGGAGAATCCTGCTCTGCCCATGCGTGTGGATCATGGTATGACCTTTACCGATGAGCCTGGTGGTATTATGGACGAGAGCAGTCACGGTCACAATGCCGGTTACACCCTCCTGGGTCGTATGTTCGCCCTCGGTCAGGTACAGGGTATCCTCGCCACCGTTGATCGCGAATTAGGCATCGAATACAAACAACCCGGATTCTTTGATTAA
- a CDS encoding glycoside hydrolase family 10 protein codes for MKTIIHIFVLLALVLSTKANTPKHEVRAVWLTTIGGIDWPHSYSTPTQQRELISILDQLQQAGINTVLIQTRVRATTIFPTTTEPWDGCITGHPGKSPGYDPLQFCINECHRRGMECHAWIVTIPVGKWNGTGCKQLRQKYPSLIRKIGDEGYMDPEKPQTGDYLAQFCAEVTRNYDVDGIHLDYIRYPETWKLKVSRPQGRQYITDIVRKINRAVKGLKPWIKLSCSPIGKYDDLTRYKSSGWNANTTVCQDAQGWLRDGLMDALFPMMYFQGNNFFPFAVDWLEHSYGRMVAPGLAVYMMHPREKNWNLDVITREMNVLRDLGLGHTFFRSKFFTDNTKGIYDFTCDFNMVPALIPPMTWAGKQAPSAVNHLQMKRGMINDMISWQKATDYSGADYLLYNVYASETLPVDVNNPENLIATRQRDLSITVPHKGRTLYYAVTAMNRYGMEGEAASIPSTIAPNGSKPYDFRDLIMGNKLKKYKSTKK; via the coding sequence TTGAAGACAATTATACATATTTTCGTGCTTTTAGCACTTGTGCTAAGTACCAAAGCGAATACACCAAAACATGAAGTCAGAGCCGTTTGGTTAACCACCATTGGCGGTATCGACTGGCCTCACTCCTACTCTACACCTACCCAGCAGCGCGAGTTGATTTCGATTCTCGACCAACTGCAGCAGGCTGGTATCAATACCGTACTGATACAAACCCGCGTACGTGCCACCACTATTTTCCCAACCACCACTGAGCCTTGGGACGGTTGTATTACCGGTCATCCTGGTAAATCGCCTGGTTACGACCCGCTGCAGTTCTGCATTAACGAGTGCCATCGTCGCGGTATGGAGTGCCACGCTTGGATTGTTACCATCCCCGTTGGAAAATGGAACGGTACAGGCTGTAAGCAGCTCCGACAGAAATACCCATCGCTGATTCGTAAGATTGGCGACGAGGGATATATGGATCCCGAAAAGCCACAAACGGGCGATTATTTGGCCCAGTTCTGTGCCGAAGTTACCCGCAATTACGATGTAGATGGCATCCATCTGGATTACATCCGCTACCCCGAAACCTGGAAGCTGAAGGTGTCGCGTCCACAAGGTCGACAGTACATTACCGACATCGTTCGCAAGATTAATCGTGCAGTTAAAGGTTTAAAACCATGGATTAAGCTATCTTGCTCGCCTATAGGAAAATACGACGACCTAACTCGTTACAAAAGCTCGGGTTGGAATGCAAACACTACCGTCTGTCAGGATGCCCAAGGTTGGCTGCGCGACGGACTGATGGATGCCCTGTTCCCGATGATGTATTTTCAGGGCAATAACTTCTTCCCCTTTGCGGTAGATTGGTTGGAGCATAGCTACGGACGTATGGTAGCTCCAGGCCTGGCTGTTTACATGATGCATCCCCGCGAAAAGAACTGGAATCTGGATGTGATTACCCGCGAGATGAATGTGCTACGCGACTTGGGACTGGGGCACACCTTCTTCCGCAGTAAGTTCTTTACCGACAATACCAAAGGTATCTACGATTTTACCTGCGACTTTAATATGGTGCCAGCCTTGATTCCACCTATGACGTGGGCAGGCAAGCAAGCGCCTTCGGCAGTTAACCATTTGCAGATGAAACGCGGTATGATCAACGATATGATATCGTGGCAGAAGGCTACCGACTATTCGGGTGCCGACTATCTATTATATAATGTCTATGCCTCAGAAACACTTCCCGTGGATGTGAACAATCCCGAAAACCTGATTGCTACCCGTCAGCGTGATTTATCGATTACCGTACCCCATAAGGGTCGCACCTTGTATTACGCCGTTACGGCCATGAACCGCTACGGTATGGAGGGCGAAGCAGCCAGCATCCCCTCTACTATAGCACCTAACGGTAGCAAACCATACGATTTTCGCGATCTAATCATGGGAAATAAGCTAAAAAAGTACAAATCAACAAAGAAATGA
- a CDS encoding carbon starvation protein A has product MISFVLSLVALVIGYFFYGRLVERVFGPDDRVTPAVAKADGLDYIVLPSWKIFMIQFLNIAGTGPIFGAIMGAKFGPVAYLWIVFGCIFAGATHDYLSGMLSMRHDGAGLPELIGQYLGKTTKNIMLVFTVLLLIIVGAVFVYSPAEILHSIGGDTLMWIIIIFSYYVIATMLPIDKIIGKIYPLFAFSLLFMAAALMVWLFLHWPTVPELWNTFYNLGAATHPDTWKDNIFPALFITIACGAISGFHATQSPLMARCVKSEKMGRPIFYGAMITEGIVALIWATVASWFFYGTPAPGYTLIEQATAGFHTSAPAVVNLVCNEWLGVVGAILAMLGVVAAPITSGDTAFRSARLIVAEWLKMNQRPIPKRLLICIPLFAISIAMLVWQIENPDGFNTIWQYFGWSNQALSVFTLWTITVYLVRNNKCFWLTLIPALFMTTVCSTYFFVSKQFLGLGNDGYPYGAVCLGVAIVWFVLWYRKNNNLKQ; this is encoded by the coding sequence ATGATTTCATTTGTATTGAGTCTCGTTGCTCTTGTGATAGGCTACTTCTTCTATGGTCGCCTGGTAGAGCGTGTGTTTGGTCCCGACGACCGTGTGACTCCAGCTGTTGCCAAAGCTGATGGCCTAGACTACATCGTACTTCCTTCATGGAAAATCTTCATGATTCAGTTCCTGAATATTGCTGGTACTGGTCCTATCTTTGGTGCTATCATGGGAGCCAAGTTTGGTCCTGTAGCGTATCTGTGGATTGTTTTTGGATGTATTTTCGCCGGTGCCACCCACGATTATCTGTCGGGCATGCTGTCTATGCGTCATGATGGTGCAGGTCTGCCGGAACTCATCGGTCAGTATCTGGGCAAGACCACCAAGAATATCATGCTGGTGTTCACCGTGCTGCTGCTCATTATAGTAGGTGCGGTGTTTGTCTATTCGCCAGCCGAGATTCTGCATTCTATAGGTGGTGACACCCTTATGTGGATTATCATCATTTTCAGCTATTATGTCATTGCCACTATGTTGCCTATTGACAAGATTATCGGAAAGATATATCCGCTCTTCGCCTTCTCGCTGCTGTTTATGGCAGCTGCGCTGATGGTGTGGTTGTTCCTGCACTGGCCCACAGTGCCCGAGCTCTGGAACACCTTCTACAACCTTGGTGCCGCCACCCATCCTGATACCTGGAAGGATAACATCTTCCCAGCTTTGTTTATCACCATTGCCTGTGGTGCTATCTCAGGTTTCCATGCTACACAGAGTCCGCTGATGGCCCGTTGCGTAAAGAGCGAGAAAATGGGTCGCCCCATCTTCTACGGCGCCATGATTACCGAGGGTATCGTGGCACTTATCTGGGCTACAGTAGCATCGTGGTTCTTCTATGGTACCCCCGCTCCAGGCTATACGCTGATTGAGCAGGCTACTGCTGGATTCCATACTTCGGCTCCTGCTGTAGTAAACTTGGTTTGTAACGAGTGGTTGGGTGTTGTTGGTGCTATCCTGGCTATGTTGGGAGTAGTTGCTGCACCTATCACATCGGGTGATACTGCTTTCCGTTCGGCCCGACTGATTGTTGCCGAGTGGTTAAAGATGAATCAGCGCCCCATCCCTAAGCGCTTGCTTATCTGTATCCCCTTGTTTGCCATCTCTATCGCTATGCTGGTTTGGCAGATTGAGAATCCCGATGGTTTCAATACCATCTGGCAGTATTTTGGGTGGAGTAATCAGGCACTCAGCGTGTTCACACTCTGGACCATCACCGTTTATCTGGTTCGCAACAACAAGTGCTTCTGGCTTACGCTGATTCCTGCCTTGTTTATGACTACCGTTTGCTCAACCTACTTCTTTGTGTCGAAGCAGTTCCTGGGTCTTGGCAACGATGGTTATCCTTATGGCGCAGTTTGTCTGGGTGTAGCTATCGTATGGTTTGTATTATGGTATCGAAAGAATAATAACTTAAAACAGTAA
- the nadC gene encoding carboxylating nicotinate-nucleotide diphosphorylase, with protein MLSVDELVDRLIDLSFAEDIGDGDHTTLCCIPEDAMGKSHLLIKEDGILAGVEIAKEVFHRFDPTMQVEVLMQDGTRVKKGDIAMIVSGKIRSLLQTERLMLNIMQRMSGIATMTDKYVKRLEGTSTRVLDTRKTTPGMRMLEKQAVKIGGGCNHRIGLFDMILLKDNHVDFAGGITNAIDRCHKYLDEKGLNLKIEIEVRSFDELQQVLDHGGVDRIMLDNFSVPDTKKAVDIINHRYETESSGGITFDTIRDYAEQGVDFISVGALTHSVKGLDMSFKACD; from the coding sequence ATGTTAAGTGTTGATGAATTGGTTGACAGACTGATAGATCTGTCGTTTGCCGAAGATATAGGCGATGGCGACCACACTACCTTGTGCTGTATCCCCGAGGATGCAATGGGTAAGAGTCATCTGCTGATTAAGGAAGATGGTATCTTGGCAGGAGTAGAAATTGCAAAAGAAGTGTTCCACCGTTTCGACCCCACCATGCAGGTTGAGGTGCTGATGCAGGATGGAACCCGCGTAAAGAAAGGCGATATCGCCATGATTGTTTCAGGAAAAATCCGTTCGCTGCTTCAGACCGAGCGTCTGATGCTGAATATCATGCAGCGCATGAGTGGTATTGCCACCATGACCGATAAGTATGTGAAGCGTCTGGAGGGTACCAGCACCCGTGTGCTTGATACCCGTAAAACCACACCTGGTATGCGTATGCTCGAGAAGCAGGCCGTAAAGATTGGTGGTGGTTGCAATCACCGTATCGGCTTGTTTGATATGATTCTACTCAAGGATAACCACGTAGATTTTGCCGGTGGTATCACTAACGCTATCGATCGCTGCCATAAGTATCTCGATGAGAAGGGCTTGAACCTGAAGATTGAGATCGAGGTTCGCTCGTTCGATGAGTTGCAGCAGGTACTCGATCACGGAGGTGTGGATCGTATCATGCTCGATAACTTCAGCGTGCCCGATACCAAGAAGGCGGTTGATATTATCAACCATCGTTATGAGACAGAATCGAGCGGCGGTATCACCTTCGATACCATTCGTGATTATGCTGAACAGGGTGTAGATTTCATCAGCGTTGGTGCGCTCACACACTCTGTTAAGGGACTCGACATGAGTTTCAAGGCTTGCGACTAA
- a CDS encoding dipeptidase, which translates to MKRKLILAIALMAVMGASACTNFIVGKKASADGSVFVTYNADSYGAFMPLYHYPAAKHQPGDMRKVYEWDTNKYLGEIAEAAETYNVIGNSNEWQVTIGETTFGGRHEMADSTGVIDYGSLIYIALQRSKTAREALQIMTSLVEQYGYYSEGETFSVADKDEAWMLEMMGCGPDRTKSKERTVWVAVRIPDNAVAAHANQSRITKFLDGRYVQVKMKDLFGKKYAVNGKKPVPNLMLCSSNVVSYARAMGWFDGKDADFSYNAAYAAPDFSGRRFCEARVWSFFNRFADDFSEYVPYAAGKEKNAKEMPLWIIPNKKVTIQDLRDAMRDHYEGTPFALDTNIGGGIYQMPYRPTPLTFKVGEQDVFNERPISTQQTAWSFISQMRSWMPREVGACFWFGNDDGNMVAYTPMYSCITRRPKCFTEEGADDVTFSMDNAFWVCNWVSNMVYPRYSQLFPTLQAVRDSLDASYAQLQPEIEAKALALPTAEERVKFLTNYSCKKGDEMIARWQKLAFFLIVKFNDMAIKPTDANGTFLRTPYGHGARAERPGYPEQYARDLLKQTGDKYLVPAEEKK; encoded by the coding sequence ATGAAAAGAAAACTGATACTAGCAATTGCGCTGATGGCCGTAATGGGCGCATCGGCATGTACTAACTTTATTGTTGGCAAGAAAGCCAGCGCCGACGGTTCGGTGTTTGTAACTTATAATGCCGACTCGTATGGCGCATTCATGCCCCTCTATCACTATCCCGCAGCCAAGCATCAGCCTGGCGATATGCGTAAGGTGTACGAGTGGGATACAAACAAGTATCTCGGTGAGATAGCTGAGGCTGCCGAGACCTATAATGTGATTGGTAACTCTAACGAGTGGCAGGTAACTATCGGTGAGACTACCTTTGGTGGTCGCCACGAGATGGCCGACTCAACAGGTGTTATCGATTATGGTTCGCTTATCTACATCGCCCTGCAGCGTTCTAAGACTGCTCGCGAGGCCCTGCAGATTATGACTTCGCTCGTTGAGCAGTATGGTTACTACTCTGAGGGTGAGACCTTCTCTGTAGCTGATAAGGACGAGGCTTGGATGCTGGAGATGATGGGCTGCGGTCCTGATCGCACCAAGTCGAAGGAGCGCACCGTTTGGGTAGCTGTACGCATTCCCGATAACGCAGTAGCAGCTCACGCTAACCAGAGTCGTATCACCAAGTTCCTGGATGGTCGCTATGTACAGGTAAAGATGAAGGACCTGTTTGGTAAGAAGTATGCCGTTAACGGTAAGAAGCCTGTTCCCAACCTGATGCTTTGCTCAAGCAATGTGGTAAGCTATGCACGTGCGATGGGCTGGTTTGATGGTAAGGATGCCGACTTCAGCTATAATGCTGCTTACGCTGCTCCCGACTTCTCGGGTCGTCGTTTCTGCGAGGCTCGTGTTTGGAGCTTTTTTAACCGCTTTGCCGACGATTTCTCGGAGTATGTTCCCTATGCAGCCGGTAAGGAGAAGAACGCTAAGGAGATGCCACTTTGGATTATCCCTAACAAGAAGGTAACCATCCAGGATCTGCGCGATGCTATGCGCGATCACTACGAGGGCACACCATTCGCTCTCGATACCAATATCGGTGGCGGTATCTATCAGATGCCTTATCGTCCAACACCTCTTACATTCAAGGTGGGCGAGCAGGATGTATTCAACGAGCGTCCTATCTCAACCCAGCAGACTGCTTGGAGCTTTATCTCACAGATGCGTAGCTGGATGCCTCGCGAGGTTGGTGCTTGCTTCTGGTTTGGTAACGACGATGGTAACATGGTGGCTTACACACCTATGTACTCTTGTATCACACGTCGCCCCAAGTGCTTTACTGAGGAGGGTGCCGATGACGTAACTTTCTCGATGGACAATGCTTTCTGGGTATGCAACTGGGTTAGCAATATGGTTTATCCTCGTTACTCACAGTTGTTCCCAACCCTGCAGGCCGTTCGCGATTCGCTCGACGCTTCGTATGCTCAGCTTCAGCCTGAGATCGAGGCTAAAGCCCTCGCATTGCCTACAGCCGAGGAGCGTGTGAAGTTCCTGACTAATTACAGCTGCAAGAAGGGCGACGAGATGATTGCCCGTTGGCAGAAGCTGGCCTTCTTCCTGATTGTGAAGTTTAACGATATGGCCATTAAACCAACAGATGCCAACGGCACTTTCCTGCGCACACCTTATGGACATGGTGCACGTGCTGAGCGTCCTGGTTATCCTGAGCAGTATGCGCGTGATTTGCTGAAGCAGACAGGCGACAAATATCTTGTACCAGCGGAGGAGAAGAAATGA
- a CDS encoding HAD family hydrolase has product MSTLKAALFDLDGVVFDTEPQYSIFWGSQCRLYHPERPGLEHEIKGQTLTQIYDQWFSGPLEKEQPVITDRLNEYESHMHYDYIEGFEQMIADLRSHGVKTAVVTSSNLPKMQAVYRYQPEFKNLFDAILTSEDFERSKPDPDCYLKAATRLGASTDECIVFEDSFNGLRSGRAANMKVVGLATTNSAESISELSDIQISDYRNMDFNQLSSLL; this is encoded by the coding sequence ATGAGCACATTGAAAGCCGCACTCTTCGACCTCGATGGTGTAGTATTCGACACAGAACCCCAGTATTCTATTTTCTGGGGTTCTCAGTGTCGACTCTATCACCCCGAACGTCCAGGTCTGGAACACGAAATTAAAGGTCAGACGCTCACACAGATCTACGATCAGTGGTTCAGTGGTCCGTTGGAGAAAGAGCAGCCTGTAATCACAGATAGACTTAACGAATACGAGAGCCACATGCATTACGATTATATCGAAGGCTTCGAACAGATGATTGCCGATTTGCGCAGTCATGGTGTTAAGACTGCTGTTGTCACCAGCAGCAATCTGCCCAAGATGCAGGCTGTGTATCGTTATCAGCCCGAATTCAAGAACCTGTTCGATGCTATTCTCACCAGCGAGGATTTCGAGCGCAGCAAGCCCGATCCCGATTGTTATCTCAAAGCCGCCACGCGCTTGGGTGCAAGCACCGATGAGTGTATTGTTTTCGAGGATAGCTTTAATGGTCTGCGTTCTGGTCGTGCTGCCAATATGAAGGTAGTGGGACTGGCAACCACCAATTCGGCAGAGTCGATCAGCGAATTGTCCGACATCCAGATATCCGATTATCGGAATATGGACTTTAACCAACTTTCCTCTCTACTTTAG
- a CDS encoding lipocalin family protein — MKKLYTTLMIAMMGLMTLSFTSCETDEEIAYDLEGTWVGNMSIADAYGEAYVDSEITFLRYSNSYTEGNGLWADYYGPRDYEVYRFEWYVDFGTIYIRFEDGARVEIRSYSLNSNRFRGRFWDGDKEVSFELRNSTRKYDYDYNWGGSHYRTRSAADANEARPTHPRIK, encoded by the coding sequence ATGAAGAAGCTCTACACAACACTGATGATCGCGATGATGGGATTGATGACACTGTCGTTCACCTCTTGCGAAACCGATGAGGAAATCGCTTACGATCTCGAAGGCACATGGGTTGGCAATATGTCGATTGCCGATGCTTATGGTGAGGCGTATGTTGATTCAGAAATCACATTCCTGCGATACTCAAACTCTTACACTGAGGGTAATGGTCTCTGGGCCGATTATTATGGACCACGTGACTACGAGGTATATCGTTTCGAGTGGTATGTTGATTTTGGTACCATTTATATCCGCTTCGAAGATGGCGCTCGTGTAGAAATCCGTAGCTACTCTTTGAACTCAAATCGATTCCGTGGCCGCTTCTGGGATGGCGACAAGGAAGTAAGCTTCGAGCTGCGTAACTCTACTCGTAAATACGACTACGACTACAACTGGGGTGGCAGTCACTATCGCACCCGCAGTGCAGCCGATGCCAACGAGGCTCGCCCCACACATCCCCGCATCAAGTAA
- a CDS encoding DUF1254 domain-containing protein, with protein MKTKLIHNLATAAMMLLATIVATGCNTYSDNPANASKNLTDAEKADLLERAYVYALPLMLMDATYIHMTNVVEPVGQQAPPNRLIHARVLANANTKEVVTPNVDTNYTQVMMDLSGDALVLRLPHTDRFCLAQILDAWSNCIAAPVATDIEGEYGYYCFTGPKFKGDVPANMTHIASPTDHVWMLLRTVCKGKEDLSNVHAIQDEMRTYMLNDFLTTGAEYTGKGTYNPDYDFKAPVDYIMTMPMDKFFARANELMLTNPPAKEDAEWLADLKRINVGPGLKFDASIFGSEAETLWKNLVTNIIAITTPRSQQFVKPNGSWQFYGEPIAEFGTEYYYRALIAVAALAANPVSVAVYPRANVDADGQHLNGNHRYRLHITSDNWPETKPYGFWSVTLYGEDNFLYDNEQNRYNITDRDNWKRNDDGSLDIYVSHEPDTDHPDNWLPAPADDFHLIFRIYNPVDRIAHNEWTMPIITRLD; from the coding sequence ATGAAAACAAAACTAATTCACAACCTTGCTACAGCAGCCATGATGCTGCTTGCAACCATTGTCGCCACAGGATGCAATACCTATTCCGACAATCCCGCTAATGCGTCAAAAAATCTAACCGATGCCGAGAAGGCCGATTTGCTTGAGCGAGCCTACGTCTATGCACTGCCGCTGATGCTTATGGACGCTACCTATATTCATATGACTAACGTAGTTGAGCCCGTTGGTCAGCAGGCACCCCCCAACCGTCTGATTCACGCCCGCGTGCTGGCCAACGCCAATACCAAAGAGGTGGTGACACCTAACGTGGACACTAACTACACACAGGTGATGATGGACCTCTCAGGAGATGCACTCGTGTTGCGCCTGCCTCACACAGACCGTTTCTGTCTGGCTCAGATTCTTGATGCCTGGAGCAACTGTATAGCAGCTCCTGTAGCCACCGATATCGAGGGCGAATATGGATACTACTGTTTTACAGGCCCCAAATTCAAAGGCGACGTTCCAGCCAACATGACACATATCGCCAGCCCTACCGACCATGTGTGGATGCTGCTGCGTACAGTTTGTAAGGGTAAGGAAGACCTGTCCAACGTACATGCTATCCAGGACGAGATGCGTACCTATATGCTGAACGACTTCCTGACTACCGGCGCAGAATATACAGGTAAGGGTACCTACAACCCTGATTACGACTTTAAAGCTCCTGTGGATTACATCATGACGATGCCTATGGACAAATTCTTTGCTCGCGCCAATGAGCTGATGCTCACCAATCCACCAGCAAAAGAAGATGCCGAATGGCTGGCCGACCTTAAGCGTATCAATGTAGGTCCTGGTCTGAAATTCGACGCTTCTATCTTCGGCAGTGAGGCAGAGACATTGTGGAAAAACCTCGTAACCAATATTATCGCTATCACAACGCCACGCAGTCAGCAGTTTGTTAAGCCCAATGGCTCTTGGCAGTTCTATGGCGAACCTATTGCAGAGTTCGGTACCGAATACTATTATCGTGCTCTTATTGCTGTGGCAGCCCTCGCAGCCAATCCTGTAAGCGTAGCCGTTTATCCACGCGCCAACGTTGATGCCGACGGACAGCACCTTAATGGCAACCATCGCTATCGTCTGCATATAACTTCTGACAACTGGCCAGAAACAAAGCCTTACGGTTTCTGGAGTGTGACCCTCTATGGCGAAGACAACTTCCTCTACGACAACGAGCAGAATCGCTATAATATCACAGACCGCGACAACTGGAAGCGCAATGATGATGGTTCACTCGACATTTATGTTTCGCACGAACCGGATACAGACCATCCCGATAACTGGCTGCCTGCACCTGCTGACGACTTCCATCTCATCTTCCGTATCTACAACCCTGTTGATCGTATCGCTCATAACGAGTGGACCATGCCCATCATCACCCGCTTAGATTGA
- the map gene encoding type I methionyl aminopeptidase, whose product MSAFKKKRRWHCLPGQEPTEMDKTIMYWENKGKLVPTRELIKTPEQIEGIRKAGVVNTAVLDAVAKEIKAGMNTLEIDQICRKVCEDAGAIPACLNYEGFPMSVCTSINEVVCHGIPKEEDVLEEGDIINVDFTTILDGYYADASRMFIIGKTTPEKEQLVRVAKECLEIGMEAAKPYGFVGDIGHAIEKHCKKYGYGIVRDLAGHGVGLKFHEEPDVEHYGHCGTGMLLVPGMVFTIEPMINMGTWKVFIDADDPYGWEVITEDELPSAQWEHTLVMTEHGVEILTY is encoded by the coding sequence ATGAGTGCATTTAAGAAAAAAAGAAGATGGCATTGCTTGCCCGGACAGGAGCCCACAGAGATGGATAAAACCATTATGTATTGGGAGAACAAAGGTAAGCTGGTGCCAACACGTGAACTGATTAAAACCCCTGAACAGATAGAAGGCATCCGTAAGGCGGGTGTAGTGAATACCGCTGTGCTCGACGCAGTGGCCAAGGAGATTAAGGCTGGAATGAACACACTCGAGATCGACCAGATTTGTCGCAAGGTGTGCGAGGATGCTGGTGCTATCCCAGCCTGCTTGAATTACGAAGGATTCCCCATGAGCGTGTGCACCTCGATCAACGAGGTGGTATGTCACGGTATCCCCAAGGAGGAAGATGTGCTCGAAGAGGGCGATATCATCAATGTTGACTTTACTACCATCCTTGATGGCTATTATGCCGACGCCAGTCGTATGTTTATCATCGGCAAGACTACTCCTGAGAAGGAGCAGCTGGTGCGTGTAGCCAAGGAGTGTCTGGAGATTGGAATGGAGGCCGCTAAGCCTTATGGCTTTGTGGGCGATATCGGTCATGCCATCGAGAAGCACTGTAAGAAATACGGCTATGGTATCGTTCGCGATCTGGCCGGACACGGCGTGGGACTGAAATTCCACGAGGAGCCCGATGTAGAGCACTACGGACATTGTGGTACTGGTATGCTGCTGGTTCCTGGTATGGTGTTCACCATCGAGCCTATGATTAACATGGGTACCTGGAAGGTATTCATCGATGCCGACGATCCATACGGATGGGAGGTTATTACCGAAGATGAGCTGCCCAGTGCACAGTGGGAGCATACACTCGTGATGACAGAACATGGTGTAGAGATACTGACGTACTAA